Within Triticum dicoccoides isolate Atlit2015 ecotype Zavitan chromosome 1B, WEW_v2.0, whole genome shotgun sequence, the genomic segment TGCGTGGCCGTTGAGTCAGTTCGGCCCAGAAATATATACACATTAAGGCCCAAAGGAGTTGTGCAGCATTCGTACGTGTGGTGTGTTGGCCGGACGATCAAGGGAGATCATCGAGAGGATGTACATGGGCCACCGGTAAAACCGATCGATCTGAAGGAGAAACGCAACCCAACCCTAGCTAGCTCCGCCGGCGCATGCATGCACAGCAGGTCACGATGTTGCGATCGTTCCTCGCTCGGCCTCACCCCCTCCTCTCCCGTCTCCGTCTTCCCCAACGCCCTCCCATGGCTCAGCTGGGCCGCCGCGCGGATCAGATCGTCTCGCGAGGACGAGACGGACAGCGACGTCGATCTCCCGGAGGCCAAGGCCGTGGCGCCTGCTCCTGCTCACCGCTACGGCAGCACTTCGCCTATCCACAAGCAGCACCATCTGTACCTGGTGCTGGATGACTGGAACCAGGGCTTCAGCATCTACAAGCTGGACTTCGCCGACGGCTCGGAAGGTGGCGACTTGACACTGCCGCCTCTGGTCCACCGACAAGCGACAGCTGATCGTTCCTGGAACTTCGCCGCAACTGGCAGCAAGATCATCGCCGCCGGTGGTATAAAACGTGAGGACGGTGTCACCCTCGTGTACGACACCGAGATGACGGCCGGGTTGTCCATTGTCCCTTGTCTCCCAGATGCGCAGTGCGCTACACGGTCTTATCTGGTTCGCCACCGAGAATGGGCTGTACGTGATCGGCAGAACGATTTCAAAGGTGGATGGGCTGCTAAAGGCAAGCATGCATCTACTGGAAGCAGCTGCGCCAAGGTATGACCGGCACCTGTCGAATCTCCAAAACAACATCAACGGTGGATGTCACACCGGTAGGTACCGGCTCCAAAAGTTACCTGACCGCCACTACATGGCTGCTGATGGCTACCTCTGCTCGTGCGACGTCGTGTCTCTGGATGGGAGCTTCATGCAACCAGCCTGGAAACTATGTGCCGAAAGGTTGTTTGACCCTGGCACGAAATGCCACATGGATGCTAGTCTTGTGTACATGGGAGATAGCAACTATTGCCTCGTCGAGCTCATCGCGCGCGAGAGATTCAAGAATTGGCGTTGTAAGAACGTCGGCAACAAGTGCGAGAAGATCCAGGTGACCACGTTCCGCCTCAAGTATGGTAAAAGCGGCGAGCTCACAATCACTGCGCGCAGACCCAAGCGCTCCTACCCCTTCTCCAATTTTTATGAATGCACTAGGGTGCGGGCATTCTGGATTTGATGAAGGCGTGACAGAAATGAAGTGAAATACCCTTTGTAGATTGCTGCAGTATTTCTAATGTTGATCGGTTCATCGCAAGTTATGTTTAATTCTAAGAGCTTTGTTAATTTGACTCACATTTGATATTAAACTTGTAAAGCAGGGGAAAGCCTACTTCAAGGAACCAGAAGTTTTGAATTCTTTTTATGTTTGTTTAACGTATACATGTATTGAGAACCTGTAAAACGAATTCATTTCAATAATGCATAAATAGAATTAGCGGAAGTTTGCCCATGGTTGCTTAATGCGATTgctttttttcttcttcatatttTTCTATTTATAGCGAACCATGTCTATTTAACCAAATACTAATATCCTTTTTATGACATGAATGATTACTGAACCATCTCTCCACAAACTAATCACCATTTTACTCCTACAAATGGGACATAGACATATAAAAGGATATACTAACCTCTAGAAAGATCTCAGATTAAATATGATAGCATTAATTTTGTTATTAGGGAACACATCATACTATTATCAATGAAATTTTATTACCACACGTATTACTTTTTTTTGTTGAGAAATACATATTACAGTTTTATTAGGGATGCACGTATTTACTATTATAAAGGCGGAAATACACTTTGGCACATGGGAGCAAAATCGATACCCAACTTGtaataataatatatataataataataattaataacTCATAATACTATTAATGATATTAATAATTTTAATATTAATATTAATAAGAAAACCACCTGCACTATTTTGAAGTTAAACCGTAGTCCCGTCGTGAGAATATAAAACGGTTCACATTTTGCAGAAAACCCTATGAAGTTTCGGTTAATCAACTCGTGGTCTTGTCTTGTTTTAAGTGAGAATAAAAAATGTTTCACTTTTTTGCATAAAACCCCCTCTAGTTTCGGTTAATAAAACCACCATTCGTCTAGACAATAATGTAACCCCAATTCGGCATGTGGTATTTTGTTTCTCCCATTATATTAAACCGTTCCAATTTTAACAtattactctctccgttcctaaatataagtctttttagatatttcaaatggactacaacatacgaatgtatatagacatattttagattgtagattcactcattttgcttcgtatgtagtctctTGTtggaatgtctaaaaagacttatatttgggaacggagggagaatatatgaaaattgattagaaaaatgggtagaatctgaatatgatgttccTTTTTACTCGTTAACCAATTTTTAATGCTGTTCAGGGACAGATTCAAATGCTTTAAAAaacattcatatcttttaaacTCTAAGTCCAATTTTAACATAGTATATATGAAAATtaattagaaaaatgtgtagaatcggAATATTATGTTGTTTCACCTGTTTATATGTTTTGAAATATTGTTTAGGATACAACCTTAATCAATAGTCCATGACCTGTCTTTCAAGTATTAAACATCCAACTTTTCTACCATGCTTGACCTGGTATGCTTGAGGGAAACAAAAATAGAAGTTTAACCACATGCTCAAAACTCATGCTCTTTTCAAATTTCAATTCTAAGTAAATTCTGAAACATAACAGAACTGCTACTTCAAGGTTGCTAATGTTCTGATCAGCCATAGTTGAGTGTTGAGAACAACATGATTTATTAACCAAAAGTAGGAATTTTCAGGTTTGGAGGGCACAATACATACATTATGTTGAACTTGGATCAGTAAAAAGAATTGGTAAACTGCAGTGCAATCAAATGAACACGTATGCACATCGGTAAACTGGAGTGAAATCAAATGAACATGTATACACATCGGTAAACTGTAAATTGGTACGCACTGCAAGCGCAACACATTTTTTGTGTGAAACTGAAACCACACACTTCAGAGAAGAAGATTCAGAATAGCACATAACCACATGACGTGAGACGTTTATGAGCTCGGCTTCAGCAACAATCAGGCCTTCCTTGCCTGCATCTTGGAAGGTTAGCCATAATTCACAAGGTTATTCTAACTCGTCTCCAAATCGAAATTTTTACAAATCTGCACAATCAAGCAAAAATTGTGTATATAGTGCGGATCTGGGAGCAAGCACCTGGTAATTGGGGACTTTGAGACGGGGGAGCTGGTGGTGCCGCCAATTTCCAGCGACGGGAGCTGAGAGGAGGCAGGTCCGGAGCAGCAGCCGACGACAGGATGATGGGGGAGCACCTCGAGGGCGTGGCCGAGCAGTTCCATGGCTCCCTCAGTAGGGAGTTGGCCGGCTGAAGAGCGGTGGAGGCTGagaaggaggggggaagaggagtNNNNNNNNNNNNNNNNNNNNNNNNNNNNNNNNNNNNNNNNNNNNNNNNNNNNNNNNNNNNNNNNNNNNNNNNNNNNNNNNNNNNNNNNNNNNNNNNNNNNNNNNNNNNNNNNNNNNNNNNNNNNNNNNNNNNNNNNNNNNNNNNNNNNNNNNNNNNNNNNNNNNNNNNNNNNNNNNNNNNNNNNNNNNNNNNNNNNNNNNNNNNNNNNNNNNNNNNNNNNNNNNNNNNNNNNNNNNNNNNNNNNNNNNNNNNNNNNNNNNNNNNNNNNNNNNNNNNNNNNNNNNNNNNNNNNNNNNNNNNNNNNNNNNNNNNNCGTGGCCAGGGCCGGCTGCGGCGGCGTGTCGGGGTCCTGCTGCGGCGGTGTCGGGGGCCGGCGGTGCGCAGCAGCGTGGCAGGGGGTGCCGGCACGCTAGGGGTGGAGGCGGCCGGCGACCGGCGACGCGCGGCAGAGTGGAAGGGGGTGGCGGCGCGCTGTAGGTCGAGACGGGTTGTGCGTTGTTTTTTTGCTCGTCGTATCGGTTCGTTTTTACATATTAGGAGGAGTGCGGGTTGAATTCTAAAAAATGGAGGGACTTTCCTGCAAAAACTTCGACGACATGCGTCCAGAAGCAATAGTTGGTTTATTAGtaggtagagatagagatagagacttCGGATTAATTAATTAATGAAGATATCTGAACCCTCAAGCTCAGTTATCCTCTTCAGTTTTAAGTTTAACAGCCTCGTGCATCTCCGTGCAGGTCAAATGGATTTTCCCTACTGCGCCAACGCGGCCCGTAGCGGCCTTCGGTGGATTCCCATGTACTGCATGTAAGCCTCTCAGCCTAATTAATTACATATGGGATATGGCTTGGCTTGGCTGCAGCTTTGCTTTTCCCCCCAGTTTTTATAGGCTGTTTCTAGGACACAAATGAtcatttttgcattgcattgcatactgaAATGAAACAGGGTTCGATGTGGAGGAGGCTTCGGTTGACGGCCCCGACGACGTCGGACGCATCCGCCACACACATAGCAAACCTGCTATCGTCCGAGCCGTCCGATGGTAATCTGATTTTTTCTACATGTACCACATTCATTTAGCGAATAAAAATTATGTACTAATGCTAATAGCGCATGATCTCCAGTGAGGCTTCGGATAGGCGGTTTCAGCATGGGAGCGGCCACTGCGCTCTACTCTACCGCATGTTATGCTCATGGAAGGTTCTCAAACGGTGTTGCGTACCCTATTACCCTCAGCGCTATCATTGGGTTGAGCGGCTGGCTTCCCTGCTCCAGGTCTGACACTGATATTTTTGACGAAAAAACAGTCATGTTATTGATACAGTATATTGGCAGTATCTGTTAAGCTCATATTCGAATATTGTTTAGGACCCTGAGGACCAAGATTGAGAGCTCACAGACTGCTTTCAGGAGGGCTGCTGCCTTGCCGATAATGCTTGGCCATGGAAGAGGTTAGCATTGCTATTGTTTTGCAGTCCATGTGCTGAATTAATCTCTTCTGAATTGTGGAATTTACTACTGTACTACTAAAAATGGTTCATTTCCTTCTTTGTGTTCCTGCAGGGGACGAGGTAGTCACGTACAGGAACGGTGAGAGGTCGGCCGAGTTTCCGCGGAACTCGGGCTTTTCTTACCTGAATTTGAAAGCCTACAACGGGTACTACAGATGGACATGCACAATTTTCCCACTTCGTATTTTTCTTCTGAAATTTAGTAGTACTGATATCATGTCATTTGTGCAGACTGGGCCATCACACCATCCCTGAGGAAATGGACGATGTCTCCAAGTGGCTCAGGGCAAGGCTCGGGCTTGATCGCTCTTGCGGCTAAGTGGAGAAGCTTGTGCCTTGGTGGCTGACACATGACATGAGAGAAAAGTATTGACACTATAGAGGAGGAGAAGGTTGATATATATAGGTTAATCATATGAAGAGACCACGACCGGCACGTGTTGATATATAAGTCATCACTACTGAATTTCATGTTACACTTATATTGTACTAGTAAGAGTTGTACCCCAGTTATATTGTTTGTTTTGATTGACCACACCAGTAATTTATGACGGTAGCTTTTAATATATGCTTATGTTCTACTTCTATATCAGTCCAGTGTCGACTTTTCACGTCACGTCATACCATCATCAAACACACCAGAGAGATTCATAAAATTCTCAGGGAAAAGATTTGGAAGATAATAACCATATATGTACTAATTACGGATTCATAAAATTCTCAGGGAAATTATTTGCGGCTATTTGGAAGATAATAAACTACACTGAGCAAATCTCAAACTAGGCGAGATGTATGTATCAGCATCACAATACTCAAGTGGAGTATGGTTTTAAGTTGATCATCAGCTTCATCAAGATCAAATTCCACCGAGTTTGTTGATCTGGCTACCATGGTGGAGAAGATCACAAGTGTCAGTTTTTGAAGGGCCCTGCTCTAGTAGGGAGTTTGTGTCATTGCTCAGCGATGCATCAGCCTGCTGCGCCAACCCCTGATGTGCTTGGGGATCAATAATCTGCTGAAAGTATGAATAGAAGATGATGTCCTCGAGGCCGCCGTCACTACACAAAGGAACACATGATTAGAATACTAACACATCATATTTACCGTAAACTGTCACTTGCATGTTGTTCCAATGAAGACCGTGGAGCAGGTGTAAAGACATCACAAAGAAGACTATCACGACAAACTGTTCTTTTAAGAAAGGGGACGTTCATAAAAGTTTGTCACAGCAAAGTCTGGTAAACTGGATCATAATTTGGCATCAATTGGGATTTTTGTTGGTAACAATAGCCCATCTTGATTGCTCCTCTTCATATTATTGCCATAACTTACCAATTCGATTTTTTTCTTTTGAAATTTCACTCCACTcggcatagcagtagcgcatgaGTAGATGGCATTTGACAAGGATGTTGAAAATAGAACTCACCCCAGGTCTTGAGTTGGTGGACCAAGATCAACATCCATGTGACTCAATTTGCCGGGGATGTGGATATCATCCATGATTCTTATTTCTGTCAACTGAGAAGCCATGTAGTCGTTGATGATTGCGGACGATCCATTCGAACGGGCAAGTGTTTCACCGGAGCCGCCAGATGTTCCTTCAGGACTGTCACTATGTGCTTGTTGAGCCGCTGGCAATTGATCATGCAAGAACATGACTGAGCATAAATATATAAATGCTATAAATaaagggataagtatatttttcgtcctcgaACTGTACTGAGAGTTTAGAAATCGCCCATCAACTCTAAACCGGAAAGTTTTCGTCCCTCAGCTATCAAAACCGGATAGTTTTCGTCCCTCATGCCGCTTCGGGCGGTTTTAGTCCGGGATGAATAGTAAATCAGTGAACGATAAAatcgaaaaaatagcaaaaaatatattaaaaaaatctgaaattttacaGCATCGAAGATAATTTGGTGCGCAAGACCCgtgcaaaattttggggtgtttcgACATTCAAGCAGCTCGTGGAAAACAAAAACTGTAAATATGTACGTCGCTGAACAgtaaatttaaaaaaattcaaaaaaacatgaaACATTTTGGCATCAAAGATGCTCAGGTACGCAagatgcatgcaaaattttgtgatCGAATGACATACGAGGAGCTCTAGCCAAAAAAAAAAATAGCACACTTTTTAAAAAATAAATCTGAGCCAAATTTTGTTTCTTTTTGTCACGAGTTCGTACAATACCCAAACATCACAAAAATTTGCACGCACGTTGGGCACCGAAGCCTCTTTTATGCCAAAATAATTCATACCGCTTTGAAATTTGTTTgctatttattttgaatttactgttcactgaCGTACAAATTTATAGTTTTTTGTTTGCCACGAGCTGCTCGTATATCAAAACACCACAAACTTTTGCACGTGTCTTGCGCACCAAAGTATCTTCGATGCtctaaaatttcagattttttttatttttattgctattttttttgattttactgttctccCCGGACTAAAACCGCCCGAAGCGGCACGAGAGATGAAAACTATCTGGTTTTGATAGCTGAGggacgaaaattctccggttttgaGTTGAGGGACGATTTCTAAACTCTGGGAAGAGTTtgaggacgaaaaatatacttctcCCATAAATAAAATAAATGAAAGTAGAAAGAATAGATGTGTGGCGATCGA encodes:
- the LOC119311498 gene encoding protein tesmin/TSO1-like CXC 2, which encodes MDDLPHCTCEKTQCLQRYCHCFEASVFCDEGCSCQGCRNTEDNSDEVDERAECIMKKKPDAFKPKIIAGDGPGLQQQQQQAAGVHVKGCNCRNSECKKLYCECFKHGVGCSDKCQCTGCGNTFGVKGAAQQAHSDSPEGTSGGSGETLARSNGSSAIINDYMASQLTEIRIMDDIHIPGKLSHMDVDLGPPTQDLGDGGLEDIIFYSYFQQIIDPQAHQGLAQQADASLSNDTNSLLEQGPSKTDTCDLLHHGSQINKLGGI